One genomic window of Silurus meridionalis isolate SWU-2019-XX chromosome 22, ASM1480568v1, whole genome shotgun sequence includes the following:
- the tmem54b gene encoding transmembrane protein 54b, which produces MRISAAYTYCVFLELLNLNRCRCESCHVNRSVQCAWSRLNSVCNLRLTKRPLKTEDQMDNSGVSCVSLQQTKTLMKMGLCMVLVGHVNFLLAALVHGTVLRHISLNTQTLEYAISNILALAAGLVGVLIGVLTIVLSRNENRVLMWGVCMLSAVGGTLAAASVVGLLVALVWTLINGTKGLLLHCNLPDDMSYFSITFECPFDPTRIYGTTLVLWVPLIVMSVVEMVISGRCCAAAVSFIRRETSMHCETGSVKTLQAAVPPVLPCRVPPPCRYHRDRELVRPPEQHELLRASWPYSSSRSAQLRSTSSQFNRASLNRASFWI; this is translated from the exons atgcgcatttCGGCTGCGTACACCTATTGCGTATTTTTGGAGCTGCTGAACCTGAACCGGTGTAGGTGTGAATCCTGCCATGTGAACCGTTCCGTACAATGTGCGTGGTCGCGCCTGAATTCGGTGTGTAACTTGAGGTTGACCAAAAGACCACTGAAGACGGAGGATCAAATGGATAACTCAG gaGTGTCCTGTGTCAGTCTGCAGCAGACCAAGACTCTAATGAAGATGGGCCTGTGTATGGTGTTGGTGGGTCATGTGAATTTCCTGTTGGCGGCTCTGGTCCATGGTACAGTGTTGAGACATATCAGCCTCAACACCCAGACACTGGAGTACGCCATCTCCAACATTTTGGCTCTAGCAGCTGGTCTTGTG GGAGTCTTGATCGGAGTGCTCACTATAGTCCTTTCTAGAAATGAGAACAGAGTCCTG atgtgGGGTGTGTGCATGCTGAGTGCAGTAGGGGGCACGCTGGCTGCTGCTTCAGTCGTCGGCCTGCTGGTCGCTTTGGTTTGGACGTTAATTAACGGCACCAAAGGCCTTCTGCTCCACTGCAACTTACCTGATGACATGAGCTACTTCAGCATCACTTTTGAGTGTCCGTTTGACCCCACACGCATTTAT GGAACCACTCTGGTCCTGTGGGTGCCGCTGATTGTGATGAGCGTGGTGGAGATGGTGATCTCGGGCCGCTGCTGTGCCGCGGCCGTCTCTTTCATCCGACGCGAAACAAGCATGCACTGCGAGACTGGATCG GTGAAGACCCTCCAAGCAGCTGTGCCCCCAGTGCTCCCCTGCCGTGTCCCACCACCCTGCCGTTACCATAGAGACCGTGAGCTGGTGCGTCCCCCAGAACAGCATGAGCTGCTGCGAGCGTCATGGCCCTACAGCTCGAGCCGCTCGGCGCAGCTCAGATCAACGTCGTCTCAGTTCAACCGTGCCTCACTCAACAGGGCCAGCTTCTGGATCTAA
- the LOC124376131 gene encoding gap junction beta-3 protein-like, with translation MDWKTLESLLSGVNKYSTGFGRIWLTLVFMFRVMVFVVAAERVWVDDQKEFDCDTKRPGCPNACYNYFFPIVHTRLWALQLIFVTCPSFLVVMHVWYREDRERKYQLTHSDGAKLYDNPGQKHGGLWWTYFMSLFVKTGVEVGFLYLLHMIYHNFDMPRSVVCDVEPCRQVTCYIARPTEKRIFTYFMVGASAVCIILNVAEIFYLIAMRILHLTHTGSHVTRQRCGEPACDECNMPLNTIDYKLACPEKAEKQS, from the coding sequence ATGGATTGGAAGACTCTCGAATCGCTCCTCAGTGGGGTAAATAAATACTCGACTGGTTTCGGACGCATCTGGCTGACTCTGGTGTTCATGTTCCGCGTCATGGTGTTTGTGGTGGCTGCTGAGCGCGTGTGGGTAGACGACCAAAAAGAATTCGACTGTGACACCAAAAGACCCGGTTGCCCCAATGCCTGCTACAACTACTTCTTCCCGATTGTCCACACACGTCTCTGGGCTTTACAGCTCATCTTTGTGACCTGCCCGTCCTTCTTGGTTGTAATGCACGTGTGGTACCGTGAAGATCGTGAGCGCAAATACCAACTCACCCACAGCGACGGGGCCAAACTCTACGATAACCCCGGGCAGAAACATGGAGGTCTGTGGTGGACATATTTTATGAGCCTGTTCGTCAAGACAGGTGTAGAAGTGGGATTTCTTTACCTGTTGCATATGATCTACCACAACTTTGATATGCCTCGCAGTGTGGTGTGTGACGTGGAACCCTGCAGACAGGTGACATGCTACATCGCAAGACCCACCGAAAAAAGAATCTTCACATACTTCATGGTCGGGGCTTCAGCCGTTTGCATAATCCTGAACGTGGCCGAGATATTCTACTTGATCGCCATGCGCATTTTGCATCTCACCCACACGGGAAGCCATGTCACAAGGCAAAGGTGTGGAGAGCCAGCGTGTGATGAGTGTAACATGCCACTGAACACCATCGACTATAAATTAGCTTGTCCTGAGAAGGCAGAAAAGCAATCCTAA
- the LOC124376375 gene encoding gap junction beta-3 protein-like translates to MNWAFLQGLVSGVNKYSTAFGRIWLSVVFIFRLLVLLVAAEKVFGDEQKEFDCNTREPGCHNVCYDHFFPISPSRLWALQLIFVTCPSLLVVLHVAYRDDRERKHQLKHGEGCTHLYTDTSKKRGGLWWTYLFSLIFRMAVDAVFIFLVYYIYEATFFPLLVRCQEAPCPQVTDCYISRSTEKRIFTIFLVVVSLVCILLTLCEILYLLCKRCHECAVSHKLNKRERRIATASSQANKHNQDNMADVALFDKANQVH, encoded by the coding sequence ATGAACTGGGCTTTTCTTCAGGGACTCGTCAGTGGCGTTAATAAGTACTCGACTGCTTTCGGTCGCATATGGCTTTCTGTGGTGTTCATCTTCCGTCTGCTGGTGCTGCTGGTGGCTGCTGAGAAGGTGTTTGGTGACGAGCAAAAGGAGTTTGACTGCAACACCAGAGAGCCAGGCTGCCACAATGTCTGCTATGACCATTTCTTTCCCATATCTCCATCTCGTCTCTGGGCACTCCAGCTAATTTTTGTCACGTGTCCGTCACTCCTGGTTGTCCTACATGTAGCGTACAGGGACGACCGCGAGAGGAAGCACCAGCTGAAGCATGGTGAGGGCTGTACCCATCTCTACACAGACACCAGCAAGAAGCGAGGCGGGCTGTGGTGGACGTACCTCTTCAGCCTCATATTTAGGATGGCAGTGGACGCCGTGTTCATCTTTCTTGTGTACTACATCTACGAGGCCACCTTCTTTCCTTTGCTGGTGAGGTGTCAAGAGGCTCCCTGTCCTCAAGTGACTGACTGCTATATCAGTCGTTCTACAGAAAAGCGAATCTTCACCATCTTCCTTGTGGTGGTCAGCTTGGTGTGTATCCTGCTGACCCTTTGCGAGATACTCTATCTCCTTTGTAAGCGATGCCACGAATGTGCCGTCTCGCACAAACTCAACAAACGTGAGAGACGCATCGCCACCGCCTCTTCACAGGCCAACAAGCATAATCAGGATAACATGGCTGATGTTGCATTGTTCGACAAAGCTAATCAAGTGCATTAG
- the zgc:91944 gene encoding homeobox-containing protein 1 isoform X3, with protein MRQWSLRAVAPRAEPLPTGRVSPQLSDARMECCDVEPRYTIEQIDLLQRLRLSGLTKPQILQALESLERLDPEHRSPFCDNHSAPPRAPTSAAPAAPSSSSSSSSSLTSATTQTPVLDAALSPSNSYDASSPPLYPPGGVQRAFAYDLAEEDWDLEEKVEEYMRRDSNLVKEEIKAFLNNRRISQAIVGQVTGISQSYISQWLLQQGLEMSDSKRRAFYRWYLLERNSPGFRWTENQHAQGNRSRTDTPWSRQRELLMHLLPWYSAQQAQSGATLSMRSLVKEEPDWRVAGCPGDRVAVGGPFRLRRGSRFTWRKECQSIMESFFIENQYPDEARREEIANACNSVIQKPGCKLSEFERVTALKVYNWFANRRKEMKRRANIEAAILESHGIEVPSPSCHSNGEEVENQEFGDQVVNQRFPDQEELAQRKANEPDGATLPAVEVVPLSSPATQHVDQKMDESKREAADEE; from the exons ATGCGCCAGTGGAGTCTCCGCGCTGTGGCTCCGCGCGCTGAGCCGCTCCCCACGGGCCGCGTGTCCCCGCAACTCTCAG ATGCCAGGATGGAGTGCTGTGATGTGGAGCCACGCTACACCATCGAGCAGATCGACCTGCTTCAGCGCCTCAGGCTGTCCGGCTTAACCAAACCTCAGATCCTCCAGGCTCTGGAGTCTCTAGAGCGATTGGATCCGGAGCACCGCTCGCCTTTCTGTGACAATCACTCAGCCCCGCCCAGGGCTCCTACCTCTGCAGCTCCGGCTGCACcttcttcctcatcctcttcatcttcctctctCACCTCAGCTACCACACAGACTCCAGTTCTCGATGCCGCACTGTCCCCCAGCAACAGTTACGACGCCTCGTCTCCACCCCTGTATCCACCGGGTGGAGTTCAGAGGGCGTTCGCTTATGACCTAGCAGAAGAAGACTGGGATCTGgaagagaaggtggaggagtacaTGAG GAGGGACAGTAACCTGGTAAAAGAGGAAATCAAGGCCTTCCTCAATAACAGGAGGATCTCTCAGGCTATTGTCGGCCAAGTTACAG GTATCAGTCAAAGCTACATCTCCCAGTGGCTGCTGCAGCAGGGCCTGGAGATGAGCGATTCCAAGCGCAGGGCTTTTTACCGCTGGTATCTGCTGGAGCGGAACAGTCCAG GGTTCAGATGGACTGAAAACCAGCATGCTCAGGGCAACAGGAGCAGGACTGACACCCCCTGGAGTAGACAAAGAGAACTTCTGATGCACCTGCTCCCTTGGTACTCTGCGCAGCAGGCCCAGTCAG gtgCTACTCTGTCCATGCGCTCGCTGGTCAAAGAGGAACCTGACTGGAGGGTTGCTGGCTGCCCTGGTGACAGGGTGGCAGTAGGTGGGCCTTTCAGACTGAGGCGGGGCAGCCGTTTCACCTGGAGGAAAGAGTGCCAGTCGATCATGGAGAG TTTCTTTATAGAGAATCAGTATCCTGATGAAGCCAGGCGAGAGGAGATTGCCAACGCCTGCAACTCGGTCATCCAAAAACCAG GGTGCAAACTTTCTGAGTTTGAGAGAGTCACTGCTCTGAAAGTCTACAACTGGTTTGCAAATCGCAGGAAGGAGATGAAGAGACGTGCCAACATTG AGGCTGCCATTCTTGAAAGCCATGGCATAGAAGTGCCAAGTCCCAGCTGTCACTCTAACGGTGAAGAGGTTGAGAACCAGGAGTTTGGAGATCAGGTTGTAAATCAGCGATTTCCAGATCAG GAAGAGCTCGCTCAGAGAAAAGCCAATGAGCCAGATGGAGCCACACTGCCTGCAGTGGAAGTAGTGCCTCTTTCAAGCCCCGCTACTCAACACGTGGATCAGAAGATGGATGAATCAAAAAGGGAGGCCGCTGATGAGGAATGA
- the zgc:91944 gene encoding homeobox-containing protein 1 isoform X2 has translation MSAASIALERVRGQALVREWRAEPDETSDARMECCDVEPRYTIEQIDLLQRLRLSGLTKPQILQALESLERLDPEHRSPFCDNHSAPPRAPTSAAPAAPSSSSSSSSSLTSATTQTPVLDAALSPSNSYDASSPPLYPPGGVQRAFAYDLAEEDWDLEEKVEEYMRRDSNLVKEEIKAFLNNRRISQAIVGQVTGISQSYISQWLLQQGLEMSDSKRRAFYRWYLLERNSPGFRWTENQHAQGNRSRTDTPWSRQRELLMHLLPWYSAQQAQSGATLSMRSLVKEEPDWRVAGCPGDRVAVGGPFRLRRGSRFTWRKECQSIMESFFIENQYPDEARREEIANACNSVIQKPGCKLSEFERVTALKVYNWFANRRKEMKRRANIEAAILESHGIEVPSPSCHSNGEEVENQEFGDQVVNQRFPDQEELAQRKANEPDGATLPAVEVVPLSSPATQHVDQKMDESKREAADEE, from the exons atgagtgctgccagcattgctttagag agGGTGCGTGGACAGGCGCTGGTtcgcgagtggagggcggagccggacGAAACGAGCG ATGCCAGGATGGAGTGCTGTGATGTGGAGCCACGCTACACCATCGAGCAGATCGACCTGCTTCAGCGCCTCAGGCTGTCCGGCTTAACCAAACCTCAGATCCTCCAGGCTCTGGAGTCTCTAGAGCGATTGGATCCGGAGCACCGCTCGCCTTTCTGTGACAATCACTCAGCCCCGCCCAGGGCTCCTACCTCTGCAGCTCCGGCTGCACcttcttcctcatcctcttcatcttcctctctCACCTCAGCTACCACACAGACTCCAGTTCTCGATGCCGCACTGTCCCCCAGCAACAGTTACGACGCCTCGTCTCCACCCCTGTATCCACCGGGTGGAGTTCAGAGGGCGTTCGCTTATGACCTAGCAGAAGAAGACTGGGATCTGgaagagaaggtggaggagtacaTGAG GAGGGACAGTAACCTGGTAAAAGAGGAAATCAAGGCCTTCCTCAATAACAGGAGGATCTCTCAGGCTATTGTCGGCCAAGTTACAG GTATCAGTCAAAGCTACATCTCCCAGTGGCTGCTGCAGCAGGGCCTGGAGATGAGCGATTCCAAGCGCAGGGCTTTTTACCGCTGGTATCTGCTGGAGCGGAACAGTCCAG GGTTCAGATGGACTGAAAACCAGCATGCTCAGGGCAACAGGAGCAGGACTGACACCCCCTGGAGTAGACAAAGAGAACTTCTGATGCACCTGCTCCCTTGGTACTCTGCGCAGCAGGCCCAGTCAG gtgCTACTCTGTCCATGCGCTCGCTGGTCAAAGAGGAACCTGACTGGAGGGTTGCTGGCTGCCCTGGTGACAGGGTGGCAGTAGGTGGGCCTTTCAGACTGAGGCGGGGCAGCCGTTTCACCTGGAGGAAAGAGTGCCAGTCGATCATGGAGAG TTTCTTTATAGAGAATCAGTATCCTGATGAAGCCAGGCGAGAGGAGATTGCCAACGCCTGCAACTCGGTCATCCAAAAACCAG GGTGCAAACTTTCTGAGTTTGAGAGAGTCACTGCTCTGAAAGTCTACAACTGGTTTGCAAATCGCAGGAAGGAGATGAAGAGACGTGCCAACATTG AGGCTGCCATTCTTGAAAGCCATGGCATAGAAGTGCCAAGTCCCAGCTGTCACTCTAACGGTGAAGAGGTTGAGAACCAGGAGTTTGGAGATCAGGTTGTAAATCAGCGATTTCCAGATCAG GAAGAGCTCGCTCAGAGAAAAGCCAATGAGCCAGATGGAGCCACACTGCCTGCAGTGGAAGTAGTGCCTCTTTCAAGCCCCGCTACTCAACACGTGGATCAGAAGATGGATGAATCAAAAAGGGAGGCCGCTGATGAGGAATGA
- the zgc:91944 gene encoding homeobox-containing protein 1 isoform X1 — MSAASIALEYICMWQRVRGQALVREWRAEPDETSDARMECCDVEPRYTIEQIDLLQRLRLSGLTKPQILQALESLERLDPEHRSPFCDNHSAPPRAPTSAAPAAPSSSSSSSSSLTSATTQTPVLDAALSPSNSYDASSPPLYPPGGVQRAFAYDLAEEDWDLEEKVEEYMRRDSNLVKEEIKAFLNNRRISQAIVGQVTGISQSYISQWLLQQGLEMSDSKRRAFYRWYLLERNSPGFRWTENQHAQGNRSRTDTPWSRQRELLMHLLPWYSAQQAQSGATLSMRSLVKEEPDWRVAGCPGDRVAVGGPFRLRRGSRFTWRKECQSIMESFFIENQYPDEARREEIANACNSVIQKPGCKLSEFERVTALKVYNWFANRRKEMKRRANIEAAILESHGIEVPSPSCHSNGEEVENQEFGDQVVNQRFPDQEELAQRKANEPDGATLPAVEVVPLSSPATQHVDQKMDESKREAADEE, encoded by the exons atgagtgctgccagcattgctttagag tatatatgtatgtggcagagGGTGCGTGGACAGGCGCTGGTtcgcgagtggagggcggagccggacGAAACGAGCG ATGCCAGGATGGAGTGCTGTGATGTGGAGCCACGCTACACCATCGAGCAGATCGACCTGCTTCAGCGCCTCAGGCTGTCCGGCTTAACCAAACCTCAGATCCTCCAGGCTCTGGAGTCTCTAGAGCGATTGGATCCGGAGCACCGCTCGCCTTTCTGTGACAATCACTCAGCCCCGCCCAGGGCTCCTACCTCTGCAGCTCCGGCTGCACcttcttcctcatcctcttcatcttcctctctCACCTCAGCTACCACACAGACTCCAGTTCTCGATGCCGCACTGTCCCCCAGCAACAGTTACGACGCCTCGTCTCCACCCCTGTATCCACCGGGTGGAGTTCAGAGGGCGTTCGCTTATGACCTAGCAGAAGAAGACTGGGATCTGgaagagaaggtggaggagtacaTGAG GAGGGACAGTAACCTGGTAAAAGAGGAAATCAAGGCCTTCCTCAATAACAGGAGGATCTCTCAGGCTATTGTCGGCCAAGTTACAG GTATCAGTCAAAGCTACATCTCCCAGTGGCTGCTGCAGCAGGGCCTGGAGATGAGCGATTCCAAGCGCAGGGCTTTTTACCGCTGGTATCTGCTGGAGCGGAACAGTCCAG GGTTCAGATGGACTGAAAACCAGCATGCTCAGGGCAACAGGAGCAGGACTGACACCCCCTGGAGTAGACAAAGAGAACTTCTGATGCACCTGCTCCCTTGGTACTCTGCGCAGCAGGCCCAGTCAG gtgCTACTCTGTCCATGCGCTCGCTGGTCAAAGAGGAACCTGACTGGAGGGTTGCTGGCTGCCCTGGTGACAGGGTGGCAGTAGGTGGGCCTTTCAGACTGAGGCGGGGCAGCCGTTTCACCTGGAGGAAAGAGTGCCAGTCGATCATGGAGAG TTTCTTTATAGAGAATCAGTATCCTGATGAAGCCAGGCGAGAGGAGATTGCCAACGCCTGCAACTCGGTCATCCAAAAACCAG GGTGCAAACTTTCTGAGTTTGAGAGAGTCACTGCTCTGAAAGTCTACAACTGGTTTGCAAATCGCAGGAAGGAGATGAAGAGACGTGCCAACATTG AGGCTGCCATTCTTGAAAGCCATGGCATAGAAGTGCCAAGTCCCAGCTGTCACTCTAACGGTGAAGAGGTTGAGAACCAGGAGTTTGGAGATCAGGTTGTAAATCAGCGATTTCCAGATCAG GAAGAGCTCGCTCAGAGAAAAGCCAATGAGCCAGATGGAGCCACACTGCCTGCAGTGGAAGTAGTGCCTCTTTCAAGCCCCGCTACTCAACACGTGGATCAGAAGATGGATGAATCAAAAAGGGAGGCCGCTGATGAGGAATGA
- the zgc:91944 gene encoding homeobox-containing protein 1 isoform X5, translating to MSAASIALEYICMWQRVRGQALVREWRAEPDETSDARMECCDVEPRYTIEQIDLLQRLRLSGLTKPQILQALESLERLDPEHRSPFCDNHSAPPRAPTSAAPAAPSSSSSSSSSLTSATTQTPVLDAALSPSNSYDASSPPLYPPGGVQRAFAYDLAEEDWDLEEKVEEYMRRDSNLVKEEIKAFLNNRRISQAIVGQVTGISQSYISQWLLQQGLEMSDSKRRAFYRWYLLERNSPGATLSMRSLVKEEPDWRVAGCPGDRVAVGGPFRLRRGSRFTWRKECQSIMESFFIENQYPDEARREEIANACNSVIQKPGCKLSEFERVTALKVYNWFANRRKEMKRRANIEAAILESHGIEVPSPSCHSNGEEVENQEFGDQVVNQRFPDQEELAQRKANEPDGATLPAVEVVPLSSPATQHVDQKMDESKREAADEE from the exons atgagtgctgccagcattgctttagag tatatatgtatgtggcagagGGTGCGTGGACAGGCGCTGGTtcgcgagtggagggcggagccggacGAAACGAGCG ATGCCAGGATGGAGTGCTGTGATGTGGAGCCACGCTACACCATCGAGCAGATCGACCTGCTTCAGCGCCTCAGGCTGTCCGGCTTAACCAAACCTCAGATCCTCCAGGCTCTGGAGTCTCTAGAGCGATTGGATCCGGAGCACCGCTCGCCTTTCTGTGACAATCACTCAGCCCCGCCCAGGGCTCCTACCTCTGCAGCTCCGGCTGCACcttcttcctcatcctcttcatcttcctctctCACCTCAGCTACCACACAGACTCCAGTTCTCGATGCCGCACTGTCCCCCAGCAACAGTTACGACGCCTCGTCTCCACCCCTGTATCCACCGGGTGGAGTTCAGAGGGCGTTCGCTTATGACCTAGCAGAAGAAGACTGGGATCTGgaagagaaggtggaggagtacaTGAG GAGGGACAGTAACCTGGTAAAAGAGGAAATCAAGGCCTTCCTCAATAACAGGAGGATCTCTCAGGCTATTGTCGGCCAAGTTACAG GTATCAGTCAAAGCTACATCTCCCAGTGGCTGCTGCAGCAGGGCCTGGAGATGAGCGATTCCAAGCGCAGGGCTTTTTACCGCTGGTATCTGCTGGAGCGGAACAGTCCAG gtgCTACTCTGTCCATGCGCTCGCTGGTCAAAGAGGAACCTGACTGGAGGGTTGCTGGCTGCCCTGGTGACAGGGTGGCAGTAGGTGGGCCTTTCAGACTGAGGCGGGGCAGCCGTTTCACCTGGAGGAAAGAGTGCCAGTCGATCATGGAGAG TTTCTTTATAGAGAATCAGTATCCTGATGAAGCCAGGCGAGAGGAGATTGCCAACGCCTGCAACTCGGTCATCCAAAAACCAG GGTGCAAACTTTCTGAGTTTGAGAGAGTCACTGCTCTGAAAGTCTACAACTGGTTTGCAAATCGCAGGAAGGAGATGAAGAGACGTGCCAACATTG AGGCTGCCATTCTTGAAAGCCATGGCATAGAAGTGCCAAGTCCCAGCTGTCACTCTAACGGTGAAGAGGTTGAGAACCAGGAGTTTGGAGATCAGGTTGTAAATCAGCGATTTCCAGATCAG GAAGAGCTCGCTCAGAGAAAAGCCAATGAGCCAGATGGAGCCACACTGCCTGCAGTGGAAGTAGTGCCTCTTTCAAGCCCCGCTACTCAACACGTGGATCAGAAGATGGATGAATCAAAAAGGGAGGCCGCTGATGAGGAATGA
- the zgc:91944 gene encoding homeobox-containing protein 1 isoform X4, with amino-acid sequence MECCDVEPRYTIEQIDLLQRLRLSGLTKPQILQALESLERLDPEHRSPFCDNHSAPPRAPTSAAPAAPSSSSSSSSSLTSATTQTPVLDAALSPSNSYDASSPPLYPPGGVQRAFAYDLAEEDWDLEEKVEEYMRRDSNLVKEEIKAFLNNRRISQAIVGQVTGISQSYISQWLLQQGLEMSDSKRRAFYRWYLLERNSPGFRWTENQHAQGNRSRTDTPWSRQRELLMHLLPWYSAQQAQSGATLSMRSLVKEEPDWRVAGCPGDRVAVGGPFRLRRGSRFTWRKECQSIMESFFIENQYPDEARREEIANACNSVIQKPGCKLSEFERVTALKVYNWFANRRKEMKRRANIEAAILESHGIEVPSPSCHSNGEEVENQEFGDQVVNQRFPDQEELAQRKANEPDGATLPAVEVVPLSSPATQHVDQKMDESKREAADEE; translated from the exons ATGGAGTGCTGTGATGTGGAGCCACGCTACACCATCGAGCAGATCGACCTGCTTCAGCGCCTCAGGCTGTCCGGCTTAACCAAACCTCAGATCCTCCAGGCTCTGGAGTCTCTAGAGCGATTGGATCCGGAGCACCGCTCGCCTTTCTGTGACAATCACTCAGCCCCGCCCAGGGCTCCTACCTCTGCAGCTCCGGCTGCACcttcttcctcatcctcttcatcttcctctctCACCTCAGCTACCACACAGACTCCAGTTCTCGATGCCGCACTGTCCCCCAGCAACAGTTACGACGCCTCGTCTCCACCCCTGTATCCACCGGGTGGAGTTCAGAGGGCGTTCGCTTATGACCTAGCAGAAGAAGACTGGGATCTGgaagagaaggtggaggagtacaTGAG GAGGGACAGTAACCTGGTAAAAGAGGAAATCAAGGCCTTCCTCAATAACAGGAGGATCTCTCAGGCTATTGTCGGCCAAGTTACAG GTATCAGTCAAAGCTACATCTCCCAGTGGCTGCTGCAGCAGGGCCTGGAGATGAGCGATTCCAAGCGCAGGGCTTTTTACCGCTGGTATCTGCTGGAGCGGAACAGTCCAG GGTTCAGATGGACTGAAAACCAGCATGCTCAGGGCAACAGGAGCAGGACTGACACCCCCTGGAGTAGACAAAGAGAACTTCTGATGCACCTGCTCCCTTGGTACTCTGCGCAGCAGGCCCAGTCAG gtgCTACTCTGTCCATGCGCTCGCTGGTCAAAGAGGAACCTGACTGGAGGGTTGCTGGCTGCCCTGGTGACAGGGTGGCAGTAGGTGGGCCTTTCAGACTGAGGCGGGGCAGCCGTTTCACCTGGAGGAAAGAGTGCCAGTCGATCATGGAGAG TTTCTTTATAGAGAATCAGTATCCTGATGAAGCCAGGCGAGAGGAGATTGCCAACGCCTGCAACTCGGTCATCCAAAAACCAG GGTGCAAACTTTCTGAGTTTGAGAGAGTCACTGCTCTGAAAGTCTACAACTGGTTTGCAAATCGCAGGAAGGAGATGAAGAGACGTGCCAACATTG AGGCTGCCATTCTTGAAAGCCATGGCATAGAAGTGCCAAGTCCCAGCTGTCACTCTAACGGTGAAGAGGTTGAGAACCAGGAGTTTGGAGATCAGGTTGTAAATCAGCGATTTCCAGATCAG GAAGAGCTCGCTCAGAGAAAAGCCAATGAGCCAGATGGAGCCACACTGCCTGCAGTGGAAGTAGTGCCTCTTTCAAGCCCCGCTACTCAACACGTGGATCAGAAGATGGATGAATCAAAAAGGGAGGCCGCTGATGAGGAATGA